The Mangifera indica cultivar Alphonso unplaced genomic scaffold, CATAS_Mindica_2.1 Un_0001, whole genome shotgun sequence genomic interval tattttcttatttgctGGCGGAGCCATATCTTAGAGGAGTGTCAAGCAGTCATTGATTGTTACATCTACCATAGAGGCTgagttcgtttcttgttttgaggttacatcacatggtgtatggttgaagagtttcatatctgggcttaggattgtggattctatttctaagtcgataaaaatttattatgacaaTTTAGCTACTGTTTTCttgactaaaaataataaaagtaatagtcgaagtaaacatatcgacattaagtatttagccattaaggaacgtgtaaaagagaataaagtggtcattgaacACGTCAACACTGAATTGATGATTGCCGGTCTTTTGACAAAAGGcatgccaccaaaaagttttTAAGATCATGTAGAGCGAATAGGAGTTGGTCTCATGCTGTAATTGTGATGGGAGTTGgtttcatcatgtgatttgatgtatatacatattctataataaaattattcagttttaaattgattaatttttctcaaatttatgtgcacattttgattgagaaaataatcaattttggacctagaataaacataaggtttattcattaagttagAAAGAAATGAATACATTGTAATACATGAaagataatactcgttcttAGAGGATTTATCATCATGATtcgtgtattttatttctttacttcagtatATGGATTCATGGGTTACAGAACAAGTGGGAGAATgtcagttttttcttcttacttgtaactgcttcatgcagttacttcttcatggatTAATGGTCTATAACTCCCATGCATTATGGTTGGTAACTCCCATGCCATAACTCCACACGTTTGCgttgcattcttgatggtagaatgcttatTTAAGGTTGCAAAAAGGTCCTTGGGTGAGCTTTTTTCTGAAAgacatacaccattctatgagaaaaagaaatcaccTGGAAGATGAAAGTTTACAagcaatttccagaggattattctgTATCAAAACATCAAGCAATGGTCGGAGGTTAGTGATTAATATTctacaaattttagttttggtttctaccttacatactcagtatatatatgtttagatagagaccatatacatgttttacataaaattgataaaaaattatgattgtgACATTAAATACCATCTAAGAAAGGCTAATGTAGTAGTTGACGTCTTGAATAGAAAGGTGATTTCGTCTTAGATTACAAACTTTTGGGGGCATAAGTACAAACTTTACATTGTAGgggggttaaaaaatttttcttaaGCTAAAAGCTACTGAGGGTTTAGGCTTGAATTTGATATACTTGATTGTTGTTTTGGTGATTGAGGTATGAATGTGACGGGGATTCATTTGAGTTTAGAttgtatttaaatatgattgaaTAGGCTTACAGGCAAACAAGCTAACATTTAgcttattacattaatttttacGCAAGATAAGGGTGTAACTATAAACTTTATGATCGAACAAGGtaatttttctaagaaattGTATTCATTAATCCTTAACCTATAAATCAAATTGGGATGTAAGGAAAACTTTATACTAGAAAAgggtttacaaaattttattaatttaacctttaggttataattaaaataacaattataaaaaagttagaTTATcacatgttattttttatttttaggagaATTTCCTTAAatgaaaagatataaaaattatttcaggaatgtttttatgcatttttccTCTCATTCTTTGTatttactcttttttctttatgttttttgttaaatttatttttcttttttcctctaattttttctatattcaatTTTCAAGAGTTAAGAGGCTAgcataaatttttgaaaatattaagtatatcaataaaaaaattttaaaggttttggaaattaaaaatgttaggatgtgtttttaaaattttctaagatAATCCAAAGTAGTTTCAGAATTATAgttatatcttaaaaaaataaacaaaatacaaaattttaaaattgtttataattttgatattttttagaaatccaaatgataaattttaaaattagtaaggatatattaataatttaatagttatattaagtattaatgaTAGTTTTAAGATTACatttaaagggtaaaataatcgttttcaaaaaaaatcaaatataattcataaacaaaagtacataacaatattatcaaattttgtctTAAAGATTTTCTTAGTTGTGATGTGATGGGAAACCTTTTACCTTGCTGCTTTGCGAAACTACTTTCCGACGAGAAGCGGCTTCGCCAATCTGGGTCCTCATCGCCCCATTGACAAGCTAAAAATTCCAACTAATTATTGTTTAGATAACATTAGTAATTGAAGAATGGCAAGTCTGCTACCaatcatttataaatagattaattaaaCCTAATCTGGATTATACACTGTAATTACAAACTAATTACATCCTAATCTCTTCATAAACTGTTCTTAAACTCATCCAATGAAGGTGATGGTCCCTCTTATAGCGACTATGAATCTTATCAAACTGAAAAACTGATGGACAAATGCACACGTCAATTTGAGTTTTGTCCAATTCCTTCAGCTTGCCCGTCACGATACAATAATTTCAATGCTTATCCCCAAATTTCAGATAATTTCTGGTCCTCTTGTCTAACTTCAAAATATGCTTCATGAAGGAAAGGGACAAAGACAAATTTGAAGTTATCCTTGCATGTATGCATGCACTTTAGATATTGATTATTCAATATGTGGATTTTATATACAGATAAGTAAAAATCATAATAAGCCTATGGTGATTTCAGTCAACATTTTTTCGATCAAATCCTGATTTTGGTTTGATatcattcaatttaattttaattcaatgtaattctgatttaatttgattttgatttgatataattctaattttaataatttattgtatattacttttttatttcataagaTTAGTTAGGATTTTATTTCAAACTATattgtaatactatatattatacagtattttgttaataatattaatttaatttacaaattctaaaccttgaatttaataatcaatatcTAAAATACATACAATATCTAAACCTTTATGTTTTATGTATGATCATTAATAAATTGTCCAAATTGAGGCAAATATACagtaagtaaatttttttaaccttgAACTTGTGAGAATGCTTTTCGGTAAATGGGAAATGATTTTTAACTCTTATGAATTGATCTCCCCAATTACCAAGTACATCtcttatctaataaaataataataataaaattctttgaACCCCACccacttaataaaaaaaacaaaaaaaaccccCTATAAgcttaattagatttatttctcccaatttcaaacttaattagGTTTTCGCTTCACAATTTCttctcaaatcaattttaattatgttttttgttacactttgttttctataaatttcattttttctacttattttctcttttttatatttggaTTCACCAgattatatttttcatagaaTTTTAGTGTTATATTTTcatgaacaaataaatatttaaagaaaataaaaaattttaattaattaaggaaAATTAGGGTTAAGGTACATTTATATAAAGgcttaatgttaaaaaaataggtgtatttaaaattgttttaaaatagggataaaaattaattaaatgtaaattaaaatcACTTCCCTTACAAGATCGTCAATCCAAGAAGATCGTGCGGGAAATTGTGAGCCGCTTGAAGATATTGTAAGATACTGAATAATGAAAAAAGCTGCAAGTTGCATTTGGCTAAcgactaaaatattattatatattattattattataacaagaTCAACATTTATATATTGTCGATTTCTTTCCATTGACTTTCCTTCATGATTTACACTATACAATTTAGAAGTGGCAGTGGTTAATGTCGACTGGATTGAACCAAATTTGGTGCAGTTCACCATAGTTGTGGATTGTGTCAAACCAAGGTCTACACAATAATTAGCCTTACAAATGGGTTAACTTGTGGATCTTGTTGTGGGCTAGTGtggttttttattaataaattattttttaaataattattaaattttattgatttatatttactttcaaattaatacaactaaAGATAGTACTTCATAAATGGTAGGCAATTCTCCAAATcacattttgtatttattttcaaataatgtaaaataatttttattacttaatttcgtataataattaaagaaaatttttcattttattagtgAATTAATGTTGAGACTTATTTTTCTAACTACATCTTCTTGATTTACTCAATGTTTGATGCAAGACAATTGTCACTTATACGCGCCACCAACAAAAAAAACCGAGAAAGTCAAGTGTGTGGCTTTCAAACATTGTCAcaacttagtttttattttgtttttacaatttggctaatttttttcctttataatattatgtaatgaAAAAACACTTAATATATTCTAAACAGAAAAACTGTTCAAATTATTAGAATGAATTCACTTTCGTAAACTCAATTGAGAAGAAATGGGTGTAGTATAAACACTGAAAAAAAGACTTTGTAGGAACAAGTAAGATTCTCTTACTTGTTTCTACAAGATCTCTTATATAGTGTTTGCACTGAACCTATTATACCTACTGTCCATTcccaaaataatataaacttatatcTTCCTTTCTTTAGATTTTTTCTCCATTGCAAATTTCTAgactaatatataaaatataatataatatataactcaTATAAACCTACCACAAATGTTAAATCTTGGGTCCTTTTtaagtttctttgttttgatgcaTTGAGAAGGAGAGAAACAAATGTAGAAAGTTCATCGTCAGGCTAAAACACTATtgattatattcataatttatagatttacctttaaaataatttgctATATCCCAAAGTACTCAATACATAATCTTTTTTTACTACCAACTATATTTGTTTCTCCTTTTATTATCAAGACCTCTACAACAAATGTTACGATCGATAAACATTATTTCCTTTTGAAAACTTATCAAAGTTCTTACAACCATAGAGATTAACAgaagaatcaaacaaaacttTTATATCACCAAACTTTACATGTGCATGTGCAGACTTGACCAACTTGTTTATGCTATACAAAaacaaactttaattttgagGCTAAACCAGCAGGGTGCTTTCTTCCAAGGCAGCAACAAACTAGATCCTTCAGGATTCAGATAACTCAGACCTATACCTGCATAATGCAAAATGCTGCAGGACCAGGGAGGAGCAACAAACATccagaaaaaaaattgcagtCTCACAGATGGTCGAAGCAGCAGCTGAAACAGGAGAAAGAAGCCCAGCACgaaatttacataatttgatCAGCTTCTGCACCTAGAAAAATTCTGGAATGGCCTGGGCAAGAACTGCTTCTGACTGAAAATCTGCAGAGCAAGGCCTGCTCCTGTCTAATTGTTGCACCTGGGAAAAAATCTAGAACTGCAAGTATGAGGTGATCAATGCCGCTATCCCGGGCAGCTTGGACATTGGCAGGATTTCACCCAAATGGCTGCCTGCTGCACAATCAGGAAAGGCAAAGTAGCAGGCAGACTGGTAGTGCTTGCTTCTTCCGAGAACTGCACAGCGGCTTTCTTGTGGAACCCTGGAAGCAGTAGAAGGAAGGCAGTAGAAGAATAAATTCAGTCATGCAGACTGGAGCAGTGGAGAAGAATAAAATCTGGAACAGACTGCATTAGAAGAAAAGCAGGATTCTATTGCAGTGAAAACCAGGAAGCAGAAACGTTGAGCTGCTACAGCAGGAGAGTGGGACAGAAAACCTgggcagagaagaagagaaaatctcTGATTGGATCCTGCAGAAGAAGCTTACAGCAGCACTAATCCCATGACAAGCACAGCAGGTAAGCAATTGCACAGGTTGGTTGTGGAAATACAGGACAATACAGGGAACCAAGGAGGCAGAGGATCCACAATCTATTCTGGAGCAGAACACCTGGAACCAGAAGCCGGacaagataaacaaaaatatcaattgaaattgattttgaacttGGCTCTGATAGTTGACCTTGGACAGAAATGCCTTTGCAAGTTCCAATAAATCAACGCAAGGAAACTTGCAGTATGCAAGCACAAACTTCCCATTTTGATAGCTTGCCAAGAAACGAAAAGCTGTGTGGCCAGGAGAGAGCTTTGCGGCAGAAAGGATAATTCCAGAATtgcttcataaataaaacaaaagcaagaaataAGTTCGATACCAGATATATGTTACCAATTTTTGCAGAAGAACAATCAAAAGACTTAAAGAGGACCCAAGATTCAACAAGGTGATCTCAGGCTCTTTTGTACCCATTACCACACCCTTCTAAATCTGAGCTTGCAATAGGGAAAGGTTTTATGAAACAAGTTGAAGTTTGCATCTAGTCTGTTGTTAACAACTTTTGACAAAGACAATATCACCAAATAGAATCATCATACACCAAAGATTCATTAAATATAGACATTCAGACATTTATTCATGTAGacaaataattcatattacATTATAAATGCAAAGAACCACAATAGGCAAAACGAAAAAGCAGAAGCAGAATAATAAAGATGGAAACAAAAGGCCTCCTATCTCTGACCTCAACACAGGAAACTTGAGCCGCAATAATGCCTCACAAACCACAAAAAAAAGAACCTTATTCCAGAGATTTCATTGAAGTTTGCTCTGTGTCCTTCCAGAACTCTGAATATTCTGTAAAAATACAGCACAACACAATGAAAGTGAACAAACGAAGTGCAGGGAAATGtcatcttaaattttaaaatgatgatctATAGTTtggtaaagagaaaaaaatgtgaagACCAAAAAAACAAGAACACGTTTCCACAATCATGACGTTTTATGGTTGTactagaatatatatatatacatatacatatacatatatatacatatacatatacatatatatatatatatatatatatatcaaggtTGTCTCGAATAACCTTCACGCTactattaaattcaataatttttttgtattttttgtctACAGAGTTATTGACTACTTccaagataatattaatataaaggaaaGTTAATGATAAAGTCATGAGGACGCAAGACCTTATCCTCAAGAAACAATAAGGGGAATGAGATAATACAAAGATAAGTAACTGTTAAATGAATATGTACCACTTTTTTCTGTGTAGAAATTGAATAGTAGTATTAAGGTCACCCTCCCAGTATCCTAATTTGTCAGCCCATTTCTTTACTTTTCGTAAACTTGGTACACTTAAGACTCCTTCAAAGAAAGTCTTCATATTGTGGCATTCCTCCACAATAAATTCTTCCAAAGCTGGAAATTTGAGGACGTAATTACCGGAGCTGAAGCTTGTGAGATTCTTTAAATTACGAAGTGATAGTAGctttaatttgtcaaaaacaatttcttcGGCTTTTGTACCCCCCTCACTTGATACTACTTCTGCCATCATTTTACATTCTAACAATCTCAGTTCTTCAAGTCGCACCAGACTTTTGGCTGTTGAAGATGATACTAAGTTTATCAATCCATCACAGTACCATACTTCTAGagttatgagattttcaaaagttGCTGAAGACGGCATTATACTAAACAAATTGTGGCAAAAATTTACATGTAAcatttcaagattttgaagaattgagtccagatgagatttttctttccACATGTACTCCAAATTGAAAAGCCCCCATAACTTTAGTTCCTTTATTTGTGTGAGCATGCTTACAtctttctcatctttttcaCATAAGAATATCTCCTTATATGAACTCGATCGTAGTACAAGttttttgagattgttaaaTCTCTGAAGAATTCCAATTGGAATGTTAGATGATTCATCCTTAATGATCTTAAGAATTTTTACTTTGGAAAATTGATGTTCTGAAAACTGTTCTTGCCATATAAGTGTGACGTCTTTTCCACTTAGTATCAATTTCTCTGACTTGGAGTTACCCTGatgattgatcaaataaattataaaaaagttaattttttttcaatatttatagaaaaagtaaggagaaaaaaaaattctaaatatagACAACTAATATGTTATCGTAATATCAGTTGTACTATTTAGCTTTAGTTTGTATGTTTAACATAAAAGAGAATCCACTTTTAGTgcatgtaaaattaaaattttgtaacttaatattttttctataaaaaaaatttcaattaatttgtaCACCAAGAATTCAAGTTTGAAGGtgaataagaaaattcaaagaaaagcaattttaaactaaatacatACCTCTTTTTCGTACAGTTGTTGTATGGTGGCATTTAGGTTACCGTTCCAACTCCATTTGTCTTTATCCCTCCAATCTTCTAGAACTTTGTGTAAACTTGGTGTGTATAAGTTTCCTGCAAAGAAGGTCTTCATCCTAGGACAACCATCTACAGCCAATTCTTCCAAATATGGGAATTTCAATGCATAACTCCCAGAGCAGAAACATGTGAGACTTTTTAACTCTTCAAGTGACAGCAACTTCAGTTTGCCAAAAACAAGTTCATCTTCTGCTGCTACATCTTCTGTCTTATTTGATACTATTTCTGTCATCATTCTGCAACTTCCAATTTTCATTTCTCTCAACTGGACCAAATTTTTTGCTGTGGAAGGTGTGAGTAAGTTCATCAATCCATAACACGAATCTACATTCAAAACTGTTAGATTCTCAAAAGATGCTGAGGATGGCAGAACATTTATCATTCTATCACAACATCTCACTTCTAGAActtcaagattttgaagaagagagTCTAGTTTGGAGCCTTTTCCCCAAAGGTACTTTGCATCAGAAAGATCACGCAACTCCAaactttttatttgtatcaagaTGTTTGTATGTTTCTCATCCTCTCCACATGTAAATATCTCCTCATATGAGCAGTCACTGAGAATGAGTTTTTCCAGCTTAACCGGTCTCTGAAAGATGCCAACCGAAATATTGGCAGATTTATCCTGTTCAATCTCAATTGTACATCTACAAAAGTTTTCTGGAAACTGATGCAGGAATTTTATCATGTCATCCGCTCTGCTTAGGGTTAATTTACCCAAATTGGGGTTAATCTGCAaacaaattagacaaaataaagCTAAAGTTGAAGTTCTCAAACaatttgacacaaaaatattgtattttatttaagcaGAAgtagaatatgaaaatattttgaatcaatGCACAGGTAAAGTGACCCGTACTTAAAAGCAAACAACATTGGCAAAAggttaacaaataaatatttttcacaattgGCAAAAATTGACAACCTGCACTCAAAATAATTGAACGTAGTTTTAAAACCTCCAAATTGGGGACAACAACTTGCATTCagattttttcaacatttttggcACTACGTTTTTAACAATAAGGAGAGAAAAAATTCAGAATGTAGACAACTAATATGTTATCCTAATATCAGTTGTACtattcaactttaatttgtgTGCTgaacataaaagaaaatctatttttagtgtatgtaatattaaaatttttgtaacttaatattttttttttataaaaaggcTTTTCAATTATTTTGCACATCAAGAATTTAAGTTAGAAGGTGattaagaaaattcaaagtaaagCAATCTTAAACTAACTGCATACCTCTTCTTCGTGCCGTCGTTGTATAATTGCATTTAGGTCACTCTCGCAGTCCAATATGTTTTCAGCTGACCAATTACGTTGAACTTTCTGTAAACATGGTGTGTTTAAGTTTCCTACAGAGAAAGTCATCATCATAGGACAGCCATCTACAGTTAATTCTTCCAAATATGGGAATTTCAATGAATAATTCCCATAGTAGAAGCATATGAGATTTCGTAAGTTTTCAAGTGACAACAACTTCAGATTGctaaaaacaatttcatcttctgctgCTACATCTTCTGTCTTATTTGATACTATTTCTGTCATCATTCTGCAACTTCCAATTTTCATTTCTCTCAACTGGACCAAATTTTTTGCTATGGAAGGTGTGAGTAAGTTCATCAATCCATAACACGAATCTACATTCAAAACTGTTAGATTCTCAAAAGATGCTGAGGATGGCAGAACATTTATCATTCTATCACAACATCTCACTTCTAGAActtcaagattttgaagaagagagTCTAGTTTGGAGCCTTTTCCCCAAAGGTACTTTGCATCAGAAAGATCACGCAACTCCAaactttttatttgtatcaagaTGTTTGTATGCTTCTCATCCTCTCCACATGTAAATATCTCCTCATATGAGCAGTCACTGAGAATGAGTTTTTTCAGCTTAACCGGTCTCTGAAAGATGCCAACCGAAATATTGGCAGATTTATCCTGTTCGATCTTAATTGTACATCTACAAAAGTTTTCTGGAAACTGATGCAGGAATTTTATCATGTCATCCGCTCTGCTTAGGGTTAATTTACCCAAATTGGGGTTAATCTGCAaacaaattagacaaaataaagCTAAAGTTGAAGTTCTCAAACaatttgacacaaaaatattgtattttatttaagcaGAAAtggaatatgaaaatattttgaaccaATGCACAGGTGAAGTGACTCGTACTTAAAAGCAAGCAACATTGGCAAAAggttaacaaataaatatttttcacaattgGCAAAAATTGACAACAACCTGCACTCAAAATGACTGAACGTAGTTTTAAAACCTCCAAATTGGGGACAACAACCTGCACTCagattttttcaacatttttggcACTACGTTTTTAACagtaaggagaaaaaaaattcagaatgtAGACAACTAATATGTTATCCTAATATCAATTGTACtattcaactttaatttgtatgctgaacataaaagaaaatatatttttagtgtatgtaatattaaaatttttgtaacttaacattttttttttataaaaaggcttttcaattattttgtacgtcaagaatttaagttagaaggtgaataagaaaattcaaagtaaagCAATCTTAAACTAACTGCATACCTCTTCTTCGTGCAAATGTTGTATGGTTGCATTTAGGTCACCCTCCCAACACCATTTGCCTTTATCCCACCAATCTTGTTGAACTTTCTGTAAACTTGGTGTATTTAAGTTTCCTACAGAGAAAGTCATCATCATAGGACAGTCATCTACAGTTAATTCTTCCAAAGACGGGAATTTCAATGCATAATTCCCCAAGTAGAAGCATATGAGATTTTGTAAGCGGTGAAGTGACAACAACTTCAGTTtgccaaaaacaatttcatcttctgctgCTACATCTTCTGTCTTATTTGATACTATTTCTGTCATCATTCTGCAACTTCCAATTTTCATTTCTCTCAACTGGACCAAATTTTTTGCTGTGGAAGGTGTGAGTAAGTTCATCAATCCATAACACGAATCTACATTCAAAACTGTTAGATTCTCAAAAGATGCTGAGGATGGCAGaacatttatcattttatcacaACATCTCACTTCTAGAActtcaagattttgaagaagagagTCTAGTTTGGAGCCTTTTCCCCAAAGGTACTTTGCATCAGAAAGATCACGCAACTCCAaactttttatttgtatcaagaTGTTTGTATGTTTCTCATCCTCTCCACATGTAAATATCTCCTCATATGAGCAGTCACTGAGAATGAGTTTTTCCAGCTTAACCGGTCTCTGAAAGATGCCAACCGAAATATTGGCAGATTTATCCTGTTCAATCTCAATTGTACATCTACAAAAGTTTTCTGGAAATTGATGCAGGAATTTTATCATGTCATCCGCTCTGCTTAGGGTTAATTTACCCAAATTGGGGTTAATCTGCAaacaaattagacaaaataaagCTAAAGTTGAAGTTCTCAAACaatttgacacaaaaatattgtattttatttaagcaGAAgtagaatatgaaaatattgtGAATCAATGCACAggtaaatatttttcatgttacttttattttttgaaaagtaaaagttaaaatgaaaaGCACTTACCTTTTCAGCCAAGAAGAGGGATTGTTTCTCCCGAATATCATTTTGACCCTCATTATTATCATGGAAGCTCATATATTCTGaagtgaatatttttattttgtcacaaTTACACACCTCCAACTCCTTTAACACTGGCCATTCAGAAGTGTGTACTCCAGGATAGAAAGTTGCAAGTTCGGGCAAATTCTCCAGTTTTAGAAAGGTTACTCGTGGAAATACAAatgttttgtttgcttccacTCCTTTTGAAATAATCTCCTTCAAAACACTACAATTGCATATCTCAATATGTTCAAGCCGCTCAAAGCATTTCACCATGGatgataaaaatacatattgGAGTTTTCCACAACCATTCAGGATCAAGCTTGTCAAGTTTTGATAGCAAGAAGAAGTTGTCCCAAGTTGACTATCCCGAAGTATTTCACAATTGGATGAACATAGTTTTAAGACATATTGGAGTTTTCGACAACCATTCAGGATCAAGCTTGTCAAGTTTTGATAGCAAGAAGAAGTTGTCCCAAGTTGACTATCCCAGAGTATTTCACAATTGGATGAACATAGTTTTAAGACCTCCAAATTGGGGACAACAACCTGCACTCAGATTTTTTTGGttgtaaaaaatattactaaaaacatTCAAGAATCATAGAAATaccaagttttttattttattctttgctcattttcaaaaacaaattcaaatagtttatctaatagattttaattttcttggaCTATGCATTATATATCTCTCTTAgatatataatgttataaaactctcaaaattaattattgtccCAAATCTTCTCATAATTAATTGCTCCAAGCTTTAAGGCTTCCAAATTAGGAAAAACAAGCTG includes:
- the LOC123205033 gene encoding uncharacterized protein LOC123205033 isoform X1 translates to MAEAAVNAVIEVRKCLIGLIGRQFMYLYNYKTNFDNLEKKAARLKDARDEVKAKVVDAENNVKKIKQTVKNWQRHVDSILEETDKLIQEKSNGSCFNLITCYKNGRKAWKTLNAITELLQEEKTFGEVSLPTTYEVVRLTNKDYEEFESRRSVFNDVLKELDDPEVGIIGVYGMGGIGKTTLVKEVGHQAKKNQKLDDVVFVEVSDKPDTKKIQDEIATQLRVKLDTEAERVSKLNARLKNGKKVLVILDNIWERLDLEALGIPCGDDRGGCKLLLTARYRNVLWSMDCKKDFSMGVLKEEEAWRLFKKMAGDVVDQTNELNSLPNDVCNECHGLPIVITTIARALRNMRHQFQWKDALRELRKPSPTKFAGLLEKEYTKIALSYNCLRRDELKKTLLICGLMVNYTTISDLFKLIFGLNILEGSNFTMEEARNKLESLVCELKDSCLLLDGSTSKQFAMHDVIRSVVITIAYKDYHVFTERNDMVMESSDKEQLKKCTKISLVDCNMIGEIWSQGLDYPKLEFFSTEMKGSFEIPEDFFVGMGNLKVLSFLDLKVLSLPTSLAFLVNLQTLCLDYGKFSDVTIIGELRKLKILSLRCCNIKLLPGEIGNLTQLQFLDLSYCEQLEVIVPNVISSLLRLEELYVGGCSILSKAGILKELKGLSKLTTLEIEISDDQILQEDFFSKKFERYNISIGNRAASFGGSYISRDDWKFMWLIEHADLRMLRLNLNSFIWHEKLQLLSNVELLCLDKLQGMKNDLSELDKKGFSELKYLCVQNNPNIVCIVDSTKCISHQVFPILESLIVFKLINLEKICYGPPSTESFYHLKFIEVKSCDKLENIFSFSNASRSLSQLQLIKVEDCKNLAEIFAVESKNRASKNEVIDKIEFCQLRFLKLLELPRIASFYSNINSEDAASDTIIPFFDKKVVFQSLEALELKAINFEKIWDDKLPITSCCYQNLERLIVDGCQKLKFVFPSSIIESFKQLQHLEISCCKELKEIVAKEETNDTTTFIFPRVVFLKLRELPELTTFYHGKHNSNWPMLKELEVHGYGRLDIFTSKYKVVVPNLEVLKLCSSNCEILWDSQLGTTSSCYQNLTSLILNGCRKLQYVLKLCSSNCEILRDSQLGTTSSCYQNLTSLILNGCGKLQYVFLSSMVKCFERLEHIEICNCSVLKEIISKGVEANKTFVFPRVTFLKLENLPELATFYPGVHTSEWPVLKELEVCNCDKIKIFTSEYMSFHDNNEGQNDIREKQSLFLAEKINPNLGKLTLSRADDMIKFLHQFPENFCRCTIEIEQDKSANISVGIFQRPVKLEKLILSDCSYEEIFTCGEDEKHTNILIQIKSLELRDLSDAKYLWGKGSKLDSLLQNLEVLEVRCCDKMINVLPSSASFENLTVLNVDSCYGLMNLLTPSTAKNLVQLREMKIGSCRMMTEIVSNKTEDVAAEDEIVFGKLKLLSLHRLQNLICFYLGNYALKFPSLEELTVDDCPMMMTFSVGNLNTPSLQKVQQDWWDKGKWCWEGDLNATIQHLHEEEINPNLGKLTLSRADDMIKFLHQFPENFCRCTIKIEQDKSANISVGIFQRPVKLKKLILSDCSYEEIFTCGEDEKHTNILIQIKSLELRDLSDAKYLWGKGSKLDSLLQNLEVLEVRCCDRMINVLPSSASFENLTVLNVDSCYGLMNLLTPSIAKNLVQLREMKIGSCRMMTEIVSNKTEDVAAEDEIVFSNLKLLSLENLRNLICFYYGNYSLKFPYLEELTVDGCPMMMTFSVGNLNTPCLQKVQRNWSAENILDCESDLNAIIQRRHEEEINPNLGKLTLSRADDMIKFLHQFPENFCRCTIEIEQDKSANISVGIFQRPVKLEKLILSDCSYEEIFTCGEDEKHTNILIQIKSLELRDLSDAKYLWGKGSKLDSLLQNLEVLEVRCCDRMINVLPSSASFENLTVLNVDSCYGLMNLLTPSTAKNLVQLREMKIGSCRMMTEIVSNKTEDVAAEDELVFGKLKLLSLEELKSLTCFCSGSYALKFPYLEELAVDGCPRMKTFFAGNLYTPSLHKVLEDWRDKDKWSWNGNLNATIQQLYEKEGNSKSEKLILSGKDVTLIWQEQFSEHQFSKVKILKIIKDESSNIPIGILQRFNNLKKLVLRSSSYKEIFLCEKDEKDVSMLTQIKELKLWGLFNLEYMWKEKSHLDSILQNLEMLHVNFCHNLFSIMPSSATFENLITLEVWYCDGLINLVSSSTAKSLVRLEELRLLECKMMAEVVSSEGGTKAEEIVFDKLKLLSLRNLKNLTSFSSGNYVLKFPALEEFIVEECHNMKTFFEGVLSVPSLRKVKKWADKLGYWEGDLNTTIQFLHRKK